Genomic DNA from Vibrio vulnificus CMCP6:
TGCTGACCAGAAACAATCAGCTGTAATGTCTCTGGTGCCATATGCACAAACGCTTCCGCACGTGCTTCGCGTACCGTTTCAGCTTTGGCAGACACATCCACCATGTTTGCTTCGCCAGAGGCGTTGATGTGAGTAAACTGGCTCATGGGCTCTCCTTTATACGCTCAGGTGAGGCATAAAGTTGCAAGGACGATGGCTCGCATCCAATTGTTGCTTGATGATTTTAGTCCAACCCGTACGACAAGCCCCCGTTGAGCCAGGCATAGCAAAAATCACTGTATGATTTGCAAAACCGGCAATCGCGCGAGATTGAATCGTCGAAGTGCCAATTTCTTCATAAGAAACCAGACGGAACAACTCACCAAAACCTTCAACCTCTTTATCAAAAAGCGGTTTCAGTGCCTCTGGAGTACTGTCGCGAGAAGTGAATCCGGTACCACCAGTGATCATGATCGCTTGCACGTTTTCATCTGCGATCCATTGAGAGACGATCGCACGAATCTTGTACATGTCATCGATGACAATTTGTTTGTCGACCACGTTGTGGCCTGCTTCTTTTGCATTTTCGACGAGGTACGCACCAGAAGTATCATTTTCTTCCGTGCGTGTATCAGAAACAGTTAGAACAGCGATATTCGCTGGTTGGAATTTACTTTCAGCGTGACCCATGTGTTCACCTTTTCTCTTGAGTTAATAGCGTTATCGGTGGTCATCATCGTGACCGCCTTAGAGGTATTCTTTGTTCTGTATTAGCCGCCAATAGATGCTAAGTGCGGCGTCATGCCCGTCTGACCTTCGTTTAAGAAATGGCTGACAGATTTAGTCTGTAACTCCGACTGAATTCGGGCAATGAGATCAGACTCTTGATCGTCTTGTTGCAGCAGGTCGCGCAGCTCGACGCCTCGATCACCAAATAGACACAAATGCAATTTGCCTTTTGCAGAAACTCGTAAGCGGTTACAGCTCGCACAAAAGTCTTTTTCGTAAGGCATGATCAAACCAATCTCACCTTGATAATCAGGGTGAACGAACACTTGCGCAGGGCCATCATTAGCCGCCTTCACTTTCAGTAACCAGCCATTTGCGATCAGATGATTGCGAATCGCCACACCGGAGACATGATGTTGTTGGAATAAAGTGTCCATCTCACCCGTTTGCATCAGTTCGATAAAACGCAATTGGATCGGGCGATGCTTAATCCAGTGCAAAAAAGCAGGTAACTCGTTGTGGTTGAGATCTTTCATCAACACAACGTTGACTTTCACTTGTTCAAAACCCACTTCAAACGCGCGATCAATCCCCGACATCACTTGGTGAAATTTATTCTCGCCAGTGATTTGATGGAACATACGTGGGTCAAGGCTATCCACGCTGACATTAATTTGGTTTAAACCTGCTTCTTTCCATTCTCCAATATGCTTTTCCATTCGATAGCCATTGGTGGTAGTGGCAACTCGCTTAATGCCTTGAGTTGATGCGACCGTGTGGATAATGTCAGTAAAATCTTTACGCAGACTTGGCTCTCCGCCAGTAATGCGCACTTTACTTGTGCCACAGTCAGCAAAAGCCTTAACGACTCGACGGATTTCAGAGAGGTTTAAAAAAGACGAGTTTTTCTGCCCCGAAGGTTGGTAACCATCAGGCAGACAATAGGTACATTTGAAATTACACACGTCCGTCACAGACAAACGCAAGTAATAGAATTTGCGGTGGAATCTATCTTCGAATTGTTGCGCCACGGAACACCTTTCCAAACACGGGAGGCGTAGTCATTTCCAATTACGCCCTTGTGACATCATGTCACTGGCTTAAGCTGCTTATCATTCCATCATTGAAATAAAATAACTTAGCAAGTTAAGCTCGGAGTTATGGCAACCCTTGAACTTGTTCGTTCAAGTGGTAGCTTTGCTCGATAAAATACTTAATATTTGTAGTGGAATCTAGCTCTAAACGAGAAAAACCTCACTAAAGCCACAATTTACCACCTTGTGAGTACCTGATATTAACGGGATACTCTAAATTGTAGTTGGTTATGAAAAAATAAGAAGAAGAGAATGAACATATACGCTTCCAAAAAAGTTGTTGCCGTTGGCGGAGGTCACGGTCTAGGAAGGATGTTGGCTGCACTCAAGGATTTTGGCAGTAACGCGACAGGCATCGTCGCCACTACCGATAATGGTGGTTCAACTGGTCGCATCCGCCACTGCCAAGGGGGCATTG
This window encodes:
- the moaA gene encoding GTP 3',8-cyclase MoaA, translated to MAQQFEDRFHRKFYYLRLSVTDVCNFKCTYCLPDGYQPSGQKNSSFLNLSEIRRVVKAFADCGTSKVRITGGEPSLRKDFTDIIHTVASTQGIKRVATTTNGYRMEKHIGEWKEAGLNQINVSVDSLDPRMFHQITGENKFHQVMSGIDRAFEVGFEQVKVNVVLMKDLNHNELPAFLHWIKHRPIQLRFIELMQTGEMDTLFQQHHVSGVAIRNHLIANGWLLKVKAANDGPAQVFVHPDYQGEIGLIMPYEKDFCASCNRLRVSAKGKLHLCLFGDRGVELRDLLQQDDQESDLIARIQSELQTKSVSHFLNEGQTGMTPHLASIGG
- the moaB gene encoding molybdenum cofactor biosynthesis protein B, giving the protein MGHAESKFQPANIAVLTVSDTRTEENDTSGAYLVENAKEAGHNVVDKQIVIDDMYKIRAIVSQWIADENVQAIMITGGTGFTSRDSTPEALKPLFDKEVEGFGELFRLVSYEEIGTSTIQSRAIAGFANHTVIFAMPGSTGACRTGWTKIIKQQLDASHRPCNFMPHLSV